CTTCGTCGCGCATCGCGCGGTACGGACGCGGCGCGGTCGTGTAGGCGCCGAGCATGAGGGTCGGTGCAATCCGTTCGAACGACGCCTGCACGCTGGCGTGCGCCGGCGTGATCACTATCAGGTCGGGGCGCAGTTCGTACAGCAGATCGTAGTTCGGCTGGAACAGCAGGCCGATGTCGACGACGCCTGCCGGTAGCGGCGGCACCACCACGCTGCTCACGTACCACCCGGGCGCGGGCACGCCGACCGGGGTCACGCCGAGCGACAGCAGCATTTCCGTCAGGTCCCAGTTCAGCACGATGATCCGGCGTGGCGGCCTCATACCGGGCGCCGGCGTGGCGCCGTGCGCGCTGGCCGCGATGCCGAGCGCGGCCGCCGCGATCGCCTTCAGGCAAACGCGGCGCGGCAGCGCGACCCGTGCGGACGACCCGCCGCCCTTCATTGCGGAAACCCCACGGGCCGGCCGTTGACCGGATCCTGCAAAACGTGCATCGGGACGCCGTAGATCGCTTCCAGATTCGGCCCGGTCATGATGTCGGCGGGCGTGCCTTGCATCAGAATCCGTCCGTGACGCAACGCCACGATATGGTCGCAGAAACGCGCGGCCATATTGATGTCGTGCAACACCACCACGGCGGCGATACTGCGTTGCTTGCAAAGCGTGCGCACGAGATCGAGCACCTCGACCTGATGCGCAATATCCAGCGCGGAAGTGGGCTCGTCGAGCAGCAGACAGCGGCTGTCCTGCGCGATCAGCATGGCGAGCCACACGCGTTGACGTTCGCCGCCCGACAGGCTGTCCACCAATCGGTCGGCGTAATGCGTGACATCCGTCATTCGCATCGCTTCGGCCACGTGCTCGCGATCGTCGTTGCCGAATACGCCCAGGCTGCCGTGCCACGGGTAGCGGCCGAGCGCGACGAGTTCGTGCACCAGCAGGCCGTCGGTCGACGGCGTGTATTGCGGCAGATGCGCGACGCGGCGCGCGAAATCGCGCGGCTTCCACGACCCGAGCGGTTTGCCGTCGAAGTGGATCTCGCCCGCGCCTTGCGCATGATGACGCGCGAGAAGGCGCATCAGCGTGGTCTTGCCCGAGCCGTTGTGACCGATGAGACCCGTCACGCGTTCGTGTGAAATCGACAGATCGATGTCGTCCAGCAGCCGTGTGCCGCCGATATCGAAGCGGACCTTGTCCAGTTCGAACAGCGGCGACGCGGACTGAGCCGCTAATGCAATCGTAGTGACCATAAGATTCCGACTAGATCTGCGCGCCGTGCGCGGCGGGAAAAGAGGCGGCGGTCGCGCCGTGAACGGCAAACGGACGCGCGGCCGGAGCGACCACGAGATCGGCCAGATGCACGCCCTCGCCCTGTTCGACCACCTGGCCGAAATCGAGCTTGATGTAGCGGTCCGCGAGGTGGAAATAGCGATCGTCGTGCGTGATGACCAGCACCGTCTTGCCCTTCGCTTTCAGCTCGGGCAACAGGCGTCGGTAGAACACGTCCTTGAAGAGCGGGTCCTGATCGGCGGCCCATTCGTCGAACAGATAGAACGGCCGGTCTTCGAGATACGAGACCAGCAGCGCGAGACGCTTGCGCTGACCTTGCGACAGTTCGAGCGTGGAGAACGCGCCGTTCTCGATCTTGACCTTGTGCGAGAGCTGCAGGTCTTCGAGCAGTGCGTGCGCGGCGGCATCGACGTTGTCGAGCCGGATGCCGAGCAGCGTATCGAACAGGAAGAAATCGCTGAACACCACCGAAAAGTGCTGCCGGTAGGCGTCGCGCTGCGCCTCGCCGACTTCCTGGCCGTTGAGCAGAATGCGTCCGCTTTCCGGCGTGTAGAGGCCGACGATCATCTTTGCGAGTGTGGTCTTGCCGCTGCCGTTGCCGCCGATCAGGTAGACGAGTTCGCCGGGACGGAAACTCAGATCGACCGGCCCGAGCGTGAACACGTCGTTCTCTTTCTCGCGGAAATAGCGATGCGTGACGCCTTCCAGCACGATGCTATCGAATGAAGTGGCCTGCGCCGCCGCGACGGTATTCTCGACAGGCAGTTCGGCATTCAGTTGCTCGACCCGTTCGAGCGCGACCGCGGCCGTGCTGAGATTGGGAATCGCCGACAGCACACCTTCGATCGGCATGATCATGTACAGGAAGATCATCGCGTAGCCGGACATGACGTGCGGCGCCACCGGCACGTAGCGCGTCAGCACGAACAGCACGCAGCCGATAAAGGCGAAGAAGATGAAGCTGCCCCAACTCGCCGCGGCCGCATACAGCACGTAGCCGCGCGTGCGCTGCACGCGCACCGCTTCGACTTCCGTCGCCAGCGTGCCGTCGATGAATTCGCGCGTGCGCGCCCGATGCAGCTTCAGTTCCTTGGCGCCGTCGAACAGGGCGCGAAACTGACGCACCAGCGTGTCTTCGCGCTGCCGCGATTTACGCAGATGGAACACGCCACGCGTGTTGGCCAGATGAAAACCCGCCGAGCCGATCAGCACCGTCACGGCGGCGAACGCCAGCACCTGCCAGGACAGCATGCCGAGGTAGACCAGACAGCCGGCGATCACCGCGCCGTTCATCACGAGGCCGGGCAAGCCGACGAACAGCATGACGATCGAATCGAGATCCTGCGTCAGCACGCTGAGCGAGCGCGCCGATCCCTGCCGTTCGACATGCGCGAACGGCGCCGACGAAATACGGTTGATGGTCTTCATGCGCAGACTCGCCTTGGCATTCTGGCCGAGACTCATGAAGAGCGTTTGCGAGGCGGTCCGCGTGATCAGCACGACGACCCCGATCACGAGGAAACGCAAACCGAGTTCGACCAGCCGCTCGCGCGAGGCCACGAGGGCCTGGTTGATGAGCGCGACCATCGAGGCATTGCCGAAGCCGCTGACGAGGCTCATACCGATGGCTAGCAGCAAGCGCTGGCGCGAACCTTTAACCAGAAACCAGAGTGTGTGCATAGTGATCGAGTGAAGCTTTCCCGGAAAGTATTGTCATTGTTATCGTGCAGGCACACTCAAGGTGACGCGCTGCGACGGCTTTTCTGCGCGCTCGACATCGGCCGCGTCGAACGGCATGGTGCGCCATGCCTTGCTCGCGTAGTCGAGCGTGCCCTCGGCGCCCGACGGCGAGGCGGGGTCGTCGGATTCGGACGGCGCCAGCAAGGTCTTCGCGATCACTTGCGAGTTCGGACCGAAGCTGACGATCTGCATATAGCTGTTGCCGATCGCGTTGCCGTCCATCGACGCATGAGCGCTCTTACCGGCTTGCGCACCGACGCGAGGAATCGGACACGTCGAAACGAAATAGCCGATGTCGCTGCACCCGCCGAACAGGCCGACGCGTTGGCCGTTGCGGATCGTGAAGAGGTACGCGTCGGTCGGTGCGTCGACGGCGAGCCCCGCGCGCTGCAGCGCCAGCACGGCCGCGCCGAGCGCCTGAGCGACGCGCGGATCGTCGGCGTGCAAACCGGCCGGCGTGGACAGCGGCGCCGACAGCGAGAACGGCACGACATAGCGCTCAGCGAGCGGAATCGTTTCGACACGCGACCAGAAGGCTTCCCACAATACGGCGCCGTGTGTGCCGATTTCGGCGTCCGTCGGCCACTCGCGCAGCGCCTTGCAGGCTGCGCCGAGATGAACCTGTTGCGCCTCGGGCAGCACGGGCGAATCGAATCGATCGTGATCGACGCGCGTCACCGGATCCGCGCTCGCACAGACGCTTTGCAGGACCTGCGGCAGAAACCGCCGGGCGGTTAGCGTGTGCGTGTCGAGCACGCTGGCGCCCAATGCGTCGAGCGTGCGGCGCCCGGCCGGCAGCGCCATCCACGAAGCGGCAATCTCGTGGCCGAGTTGAGCGCGCAACGACAAGGGCGCGTGCGCGTCGCCGGTCACGCTGGGATAGCCGGACAAGGGTTCGCGCGGATTCGCGAGGCCGTAGCTGTTGTTCATGTTGGCCACATAGTCGGTGCGCAGCAGCGAGGCCATCTCAGCCACCGGCAGCTTGCCCGCATGCACCGAGTCCCGACTGGTTGGCCACTGGCAGGCCGCGCGCGAGCCGTCGAGAAACGGCACGCCGGGCAGCCTGGCGGCGACCGCGGCGCCGAGCGGCTGCGCGGTGCAACTCGCGGCGAACGCATCATCGACGTTCGGCATCGAGCCGATGTCCGCGAACCATGTGCGCGGATCGTCGCGGCCGATCGCGACCGTGTTCACCCAGGGCATCGCGGCAAAACGCTTTTGCGTCGCGATGAAATCGTCGAGCGAGGACGCCTGGCCCCAGCGAAGGAAATTCTCGAAGATCGCGTAGTTGTCCGCGTTCGAATCGCGCACCGCGAATGCCTGCTTGCCGTTCCACGCCAGAGCCGGCGACATGGCGCGCAGATCCACCACGGGGCCGAAGCGCGAGCGGTAGAACGAGCGCGTGACGGTTTGCAGCGTGCCGTCGGGCTGACGGGCGTCGACGGCGATCTGCTGTTGCGTCATGGCTTCTTCGCGGCCGTCGATCCGATAGACGGTCGGCTTGTCCGGCACCAGCGACAACTGGAACAACCCGAAGCGGCGCGCGCTCGACACGGTGTGCGTCCACGCCACGTTGCGGTTGTAGCCGATCATCACGACCGGCACGCCGAGAAACGACACGCCGCTCACGTCGAGCTGACCCGGCAGCGTCAGTTGCGCCTGGTAGAAGCGGTCCGGTCCTTGCCAGAACCAGTGCGGATTGCCGAACAACACGCTCTGCCCGGTGCCGGTCACCTGGCCGCCAAAGGCAATCGCATTGCTGCCCGCATCGGGTACGCCGCCCGCTTGAAGATAGACGTGATCGAGCCCGCTGCCGAGGCTGGCGACACGTTGCGGCGCCGCCTGGCCGAGTGGCCCGACCGGTGTCGCGGAAGCGGTTGCGGCGGGCGGATGAGAATCGGCGAGCGCGTCGAGAAAACCCGTATAGCCGCCGACGAAGTTCGCCGCGGCCAGACGCCTGTAGATATCGGCTTCGGAGATGTCGCGCAGCCACGGTTCGTTACGGCACGCGGCGTGCGCGTGCGTGTCCGGGTTCGCGCGCAAGGTCGCGACATAGCGGTTGTAGCCTTGCGCGAAGCCCGTCACGAGTTGCCGCAAGTTGTCCGGCTGATGCGCGCGGTAGGCGTCCGTCTGCTCCGGCCCATCGAGCAGACGAAAAAAGAAATCGGAGTCGAGATTGCGCGGCGCGCCGAGCGTGCCGGGTGCGACCGGTTTCGCATCGGGGCCGAAAAAGGCTGAACGTTCGCCACGGTAGGTGACGAACGCGTCGGCGAGCGTGCAGAGATTGTCCTGCGCCTGCGCATAACCATAACCGTAGCCAAGCCCGTTCCAGCTGCGGGCCTGAATATGCGGCACGCCGTCCGCCGTGCGGCGGATGACGACCTCGTCACCGGTTTGCGCATCCTGCGGGAACACCTGTTTCTGTGCGACGCAACCTGCCAGCACGGCAGGCACGGCAAGCAGACACGCCATGCGCCGGACCGCGGTCCGGAACCATGCATGAGCGGCACCTGCCTGCCGTCGGTGGGCCAATTGAGACAATACCGTGCCGGGCCACGACGCCCCGGCATCCTGCCGTTTAACACTTACCATTGATATCGGGCCGTTCCTATCACGGATCTGTCCGAACCGAAGTAACACTGCATGCCGCTGTTGCAGTACGCAATGTACTGACGGTTGAACAGATTGTTTGCGTTGACTGCAAAGCGCCAGTTGCGAATGTCGTAGTGGACCGCCGCATCCACGAGGAAGTGGCTCGGCACCTTGAACGTATTGCCCGGATCGCCGTACGTCGAGCTGATATAGCGCGCACCGCCGCCGAAGCCGAGACCGCGCAGATTACCCGCGTGCAACGTGTAGTCCAGCCAGAGCGACGCCATGTTGGTCGGATCGCCGCCCGGCGGTCGGCTGCCCACCGGCAGCGACGAGTCGCCGGTCCCGGCCGCCGTGACCGTCTGGTTCAGGAACGCATACGACGCGATCATGTTGAGGTTGTCGGTCAGCGCAAGGCGTGCTTCCGCTTCGAAACCGCGCGAACGGATCTCGCCCGTCTGATTCGTGAAGCCCGGATGGTCGTTGTCCGCCGTCTCGACGTTCTGTTGACGCAGATCGAATGCGGCCACCGAGAAGAGCGCGTTGTAACCCTTCGGCTGGTACTTCACGCCGATTTCGTATTCCTTGCCGCGAGTCGGTTCGAACGGCGAGCCGTTGAAGTTCGCGCCGGCATACGGCTGGAACGATTTCGCAAAACTCACGTACGGCGCGATACCGGATTCGAACTCGTAGTTCAGGCCCGCGCGATACGTGAAGGCGTGCTGCTGGCTGTTCGTGCCGGCGCCGTCGAGCGTATTGGTCCCGCGCACCCAGTCCTGGCGAACGCCGAGCGTCATGGTCCAGCGCTTGTAGCGCAACTGGTCCTGCGCATACAAGCCCAACTGCGTCTGCGCGATGTTCTGCTTGGTGCTGTCCGTCACGTACGGCACGTTGCTGTAGTTCGGCGCGAAGATATCGATCGTGCCGAGCCCAAAGCCGCGACTGATGCTGTCCATAACGCGCTCGACGTCGAAGCCGAACAGCACGGTGTGGTTGACCACGCCCGTGTTGAATTTGGCCTGGCCTTGCGTGTCGATCGTGATGTTGGTCAGATGCTCGTCGTTGTTGTTGGTGAACAGACCCGCCGTGCGCCCGTCGGCCGCCAGTGAACCGAAGATCGAGTTCTGGTAGTACTTGATGTCCTGACGCAGATAGCGCACGTTCTGACGAACCGTGAAGGTGTCGTTGAACGCATGCTCGAACAGGTAGCCGATCGTGAACTGCTGACGCTTGAGGCGGTCGGTATCGGGGTTGCCCAGGTAGTCGTGCGACGAAATCGTGCCGTTCGGGTTCGGCAGCACCGTGCCGGAGGCCGGCACCGGGTTGAACAGACCGCCTTGCGGATCGTCCTGATAGCTGCCGAGCAGCGTGAAGGTCGTGTCCTTGTTCGGGCGGAACGTCACCGACGGCGCGATCGCGATCCGCTGTTCCTTGACATGATCGGTTTGCGTGTCGGAGTCGCGCACCAGACCCGTCACGCGGTACAGAATCGTGCCGTTCTTGTCGACCGGGCCGCTCAAGTCGAACATGCCCTGATAGCGGTTGTTGTTGCCGATCTGCATCTGCACTTCGTGGAACGGATAATCGGTCGGCAGCTTGCTCGACATCAGCACGGCGCCGCCCGGGCTACCCTGCCCGTACAGCACCGAAATCGGACCGCGGACCACATCGATACGGTCGAGGAAGTACGGATCGACACGCGGCGACGCATACCAGGTCGTGCGCATGAGACGCATGCCGTCGAGGTAGGTGTCGTTGCCGAGATCGAAACCGCGCGCCGTGATCTGGTCGAAGCGAATGTCGTTGTCCTGAGTGGTGACGCCCGGCACATAGCGCAACGCGGCATCCACCGTTTGCGCGGCCTGGTCGTCCATCTGCTGACGCGTGACGACCGAAACCGACTGCGGCGTCTCGATCAGCGGCGTGTTCGTCTTCGAACCGGCGGTGCTGTGCCTGGCGACGTAGCCGAACGTTTCCGTGTCGCTGCTGCTCGGCGCCGTCACGACGACGGCCGGCAGTGTGTGGTTACCCGTGTTGCTGCCGGTCGTATTGCCGGCTGGTGTGGTGGTCTCCGGCGTGGCCTGCGCATGAGCGGCAGCGGCGGCGGTTAGCCACACCGTTGCCATCGCCCACTGCAGCCGCGTCATCCGATTCGTTCCCCGATCG
This genomic stretch from Paraburkholderia bryophila harbors:
- a CDS encoding cyclic peptide export ABC transporter; this translates as MHTLWFLVKGSRQRLLLAIGMSLVSGFGNASMVALINQALVASRERLVELGLRFLVIGVVVLITRTASQTLFMSLGQNAKASLRMKTINRISSAPFAHVERQGSARSLSVLTQDLDSIVMLFVGLPGLVMNGAVIAGCLVYLGMLSWQVLAFAAVTVLIGSAGFHLANTRGVFHLRKSRQREDTLVRQFRALFDGAKELKLHRARTREFIDGTLATEVEAVRVQRTRGYVLYAAAASWGSFIFFAFIGCVLFVLTRYVPVAPHVMSGYAMIFLYMIMPIEGVLSAIPNLSTAAVALERVEQLNAELPVENTVAAAQATSFDSIVLEGVTHRYFREKENDVFTLGPVDLSFRPGELVYLIGGNGSGKTTLAKMIVGLYTPESGRILLNGQEVGEAQRDAYRQHFSVVFSDFFLFDTLLGIRLDNVDAAAHALLEDLQLSHKVKIENGAFSTLELSQGQRKRLALLVSYLEDRPFYLFDEWAADQDPLFKDVFYRRLLPELKAKGKTVLVITHDDRYFHLADRYIKLDFGQVVEQGEGVHLADLVVAPAARPFAVHGATAASFPAAHGAQI
- a CDS encoding TonB-dependent siderophore receptor, coding for MTRLQWAMATVWLTAAAAAHAQATPETTTPAGNTTGSNTGNHTLPAVVVTAPSSSDTETFGYVARHSTAGSKTNTPLIETPQSVSVVTRQQMDDQAAQTVDAALRYVPGVTTQDNDIRFDQITARGFDLGNDTYLDGMRLMRTTWYASPRVDPYFLDRIDVVRGPISVLYGQGSPGGAVLMSSKLPTDYPFHEVQMQIGNNNRYQGMFDLSGPVDKNGTILYRVTGLVRDSDTQTDHVKEQRIAIAPSVTFRPNKDTTFTLLGSYQDDPQGGLFNPVPASGTVLPNPNGTISSHDYLGNPDTDRLKRQQFTIGYLFEHAFNDTFTVRQNVRYLRQDIKYYQNSIFGSLAADGRTAGLFTNNNDEHLTNITIDTQGQAKFNTGVVNHTVLFGFDVERVMDSISRGFGLGTIDIFAPNYSNVPYVTDSTKQNIAQTQLGLYAQDQLRYKRWTMTLGVRQDWVRGTNTLDGAGTNSQQHAFTYRAGLNYEFESGIAPYVSFAKSFQPYAGANFNGSPFEPTRGKEYEIGVKYQPKGYNALFSVAAFDLRQQNVETADNDHPGFTNQTGEIRSRGFEAEARLALTDNLNMIASYAFLNQTVTAAGTGDSSLPVGSRPPGGDPTNMASLWLDYTLHAGNLRGLGFGGGARYISSTYGDPGNTFKVPSHFLVDAAVHYDIRNWRFAVNANNLFNRQYIAYCNSGMQCYFGSDRSVIGTARYQW
- a CDS encoding ABC transporter ATP-binding protein, with the translated sequence MVTTIALAAQSASPLFELDKVRFDIGGTRLLDDIDLSISHERVTGLIGHNGSGKTTLMRLLARHHAQGAGEIHFDGKPLGSWKPRDFARRVAHLPQYTPSTDGLLVHELVALGRYPWHGSLGVFGNDDREHVAEAMRMTDVTHYADRLVDSLSGGERQRVWLAMLIAQDSRCLLLDEPTSALDIAHQVEVLDLVRTLCKQRSIAAVVVLHDINMAARFCDHIVALRHGRILMQGTPADIMTGPNLEAIYGVPMHVLQDPVNGRPVGFPQ
- a CDS encoding penicillin acylase family protein; the protein is MACLLAVPAVLAGCVAQKQVFPQDAQTGDEVVIRRTADGVPHIQARSWNGLGYGYGYAQAQDNLCTLADAFVTYRGERSAFFGPDAKPVAPGTLGAPRNLDSDFFFRLLDGPEQTDAYRAHQPDNLRQLVTGFAQGYNRYVATLRANPDTHAHAACRNEPWLRDISEADIYRRLAAANFVGGYTGFLDALADSHPPAATASATPVGPLGQAAPQRVASLGSGLDHVYLQAGGVPDAGSNAIAFGGQVTGTGQSVLFGNPHWFWQGPDRFYQAQLTLPGQLDVSGVSFLGVPVVMIGYNRNVAWTHTVSSARRFGLFQLSLVPDKPTVYRIDGREEAMTQQQIAVDARQPDGTLQTVTRSFYRSRFGPVVDLRAMSPALAWNGKQAFAVRDSNADNYAIFENFLRWGQASSLDDFIATQKRFAAMPWVNTVAIGRDDPRTWFADIGSMPNVDDAFAASCTAQPLGAAVAARLPGVPFLDGSRAACQWPTSRDSVHAGKLPVAEMASLLRTDYVANMNNSYGLANPREPLSGYPSVTGDAHAPLSLRAQLGHEIAASWMALPAGRRTLDALGASVLDTHTLTARRFLPQVLQSVCASADPVTRVDHDRFDSPVLPEAQQVHLGAACKALREWPTDAEIGTHGAVLWEAFWSRVETIPLAERYVVPFSLSAPLSTPAGLHADDPRVAQALGAAVLALQRAGLAVDAPTDAYLFTIRNGQRVGLFGGCSDIGYFVSTCPIPRVGAQAGKSAHASMDGNAIGNSYMQIVSFGPNSQVIAKTLLAPSESDDPASPSGAEGTLDYASKAWRTMPFDAADVERAEKPSQRVTLSVPAR